Part of the Motacilla alba alba isolate MOTALB_02 chromosome 20, Motacilla_alba_V1.0_pri, whole genome shotgun sequence genome, AGCTTACAGTACCAGCCCAAAGTAACCCCCGATCAGTGGTTTAAATTATACAGAAGGAGCATTTTTAATGGAGCTTAAGTGACACAGAGCCCTCGTGCTGGCTTTGGCAGCAGAAAGTGTTTCCTACAACAGGAATATTTGCAGCAAACAAATGGGAAATCTTCCCCCAAATGGGGACTGAGCCTCGTCCCCTCAATCAGCCAGAGGATGGCCACAAAGCCAGGTGGCTTCAGTGACAACTCACAGCACATCTTTAATTTTCACCATCTGACAAATTCATTTTCTGAATGTTATTCAAGTAATGAACACCTTGGAGAAAACCTGGATCTGCACATGGCTGTTCTGTGAACACGAGCAGAGCCTGAGTCTGCTGGAGGAATTGCTGGGAACAACTAAACAGAAccctcctggaaaaaaaaactggttAGAACAAAAAACTTCTGTTTGGACTTTTAGTTGATGTTctgcatatttatttcaatCAAGAATATTCAAGTTTGTGAAtcaagtaaaattaaaaatgcaaaaatggtGTGGCATCTGAATATTACATTACATGTTATAAACATTGGTTGTGGCAACTGGTGTATCTTGCAGCAAAAAAATAGCAACACTAACGCAGCAGTAACCTACTAACAGGTCTTGGAAATATTAAGCTTGTAAAAAATCTCAATTAAGCAGTAACTCCCCCAGGTTATACGAGAACTTGCACTGAAGTCAGTGATGTTTATGGATTGACTTCCACCAACACGAAGCAAAATATAATCAAACATcttaaagattaaaaaaggaaTGATGGAGAGAGAGGTTAAAATGATGTGACAAAAAAGGCCACTCACAGTAGCAAGTGTTTAAGTAagtgtaaaatattaaaatattttacaaaactGAACATCCAAATATCAACAGAAGAATAACTGAACTTCTACATAGGAACTTTTCAGAGTTATTTGTAGATTCTCGAGGCTGTGTTTGAGATTATGAGAAACTTGGAATAATTGAGATTTTTGCTAATTAGacttttgaattttcttctttttccccatcCAAATCAGATTTATTGGTGTGCTAGCACTGAGTGAGGTAATAACCTTTTGGGCTTCAGTGCTCTTTATCTGCTTTTTTCCATTCTCACTGCAAAGAGTAGCACTTAGTTCTTGCATTCCACACTGAAGTGCAGTGGATGTGAAATGATTTATTCTTaggaacaaaagagaaatgggCAAAGAGCTATTTTGCAAATAACAGGCAGCAACATTTCTCTCTAGGGCAGTGTGGGTTTGCATTGACCAAGCTCTCTTCCTGAAAACGTTATAAAATGGATGTGTACATGCCAGGGAGGAGCGGCGCAGCATACACGATGCATTTTATACTGTTTCCCTACTTCTACCAAAGCACGGAGCCTCctggaaatgctgaaatgaaaactcaCTATAGAGCATGCATACCTTAAGAGTTATTCTTCATCCACTTCTGCTACAAATTGTGAATGGTGTTCTGGTGACTTGCTGTGTGTTTTGCTTAGATGAAGTTTTACTGCATGTTTGCTCGCAAATGTCCGACAGCACAACTTACATTTGAACTTAGAGTCTGTGTCCTCTTCTCCAGCTATTGTTTCAGGAGATCTTTGAACTGAAACTCTGGAGATTTCTTGCTCTACCTTGGtttgctgctccacagccagcCTGTTCATGTCTTTCATTTGGAAACCTAGGTGGGATTCTAAGTGGCTAATGTAAGTAGAGGGGGTTCGGAACTGAGATGCACAGTCGCTGCAATAAAAGACTGGATGTCCTTTGTCCatgtttttcaaaaactttGTTCCTCCGGTTTTCCTAAGTTGATACTTGACATTTGCCAACCAGTGGCTGATGGTGGTCATCGACAGTCCAGTGAATTTGGAAATCTGCATGCGCTCTTGCGGGCCTAGATCTGATAATAAATATTTACCTTCAGATGTCTGGAAGAGGCTGGAAGCAAACTGAGCTTGTAAAATGAGCAGATGCTGAGGGTTCCAGTTTGACTGCCTGCCCTTCCTTTTATGCAGAGTGGAGACTTCTGTGGAGACGTCCTCGAAGCGTCGGACATCTATTTCCAACTTCATGGACGGGATCCTGGAGGATGCAGCAGGTTTTGGTGTGGTAGCTTTGGGAAGAACTTTGACCATGTCGGCGATGTCAGACAGAGCGTGCTTTTGAGGCGGAGAAGTACAAGATTGTGCTTGAGCTGACTCAGCTTTCTTGCCTTTGGATTTGGTCAGGTCAATAGGCTGATCGTTGTTTTCAAACAAATAGTGCCTGGATGCGCTTGCAGGCTTTGGTGGGGTTGGAGCGGGAGATAAAACTGGCTTCTCCATCATGTTTAGATTGGGTTTGTGGAACATGGAAATTGTGCtagagctggggctgcagttGGATTGAGGCTGTAAGGGCTCAGTGGCTTTGCCCAGGTGATTGTTCAGGACGGACTGCAGTGCGCTCAGGGGGTTCACACAGGGCAGCTCCGAGGAATGGTTGGCAGCAGCACAACCATTACTGAGAGAAGCTGCTGGTGGCTCCTTGAGgactggcttttcttttccactgtcctctttaattttgtcttcttcTTTCAAGGGACACGGTTCTGTCTTTTTTGGCTCCACAGAGGCTTCAGCTTTGAGGAGAGGTTCCCTCTCACTCTGGCTGACAGAGGCCGGCTCAGCCTGGACACCCTCCTTAGCATAGTCCTTTTGTACCTCCTCCTTGTCCTCAGCCTCCTTCTTCACTTGAGTGCACTGGCTCACGTTTGCTGAGATAGGGACCAGAGGCATCACCTTCCACTTGGGCGCTATGGGCCTCAATTTATTGGTCATGGTTGGCCTGATTTGGAGCACCTGGGATCCCACAGGCAAGGACGGCTTGGCTCCCTCGGAGAGCTGGTAAGCTGCGTGGATGCTGGGATAGGCactccagctgggagctccaTTCTGAGCTTTATTGATGGCTGTCGTGACAGTGTTCTCCAAGGACTTTAAAATGTCCCCACCACCCTTTGAGCCATCTTCTAAATCTTCTTCTCGGAGGTACTGGTATTTCATTGTGGGATCCAGGGGTTTCTGAAGAGTGTCTTCGTACTCCTCAGTTTTCATTGCTTTCTCATCTTTGTTTGCATCATCAGCTTTatcttttttactttcttttttgaGTTCGGAGGCAGGACCTATGCATTCTGCAGATGATTTACTGGTTGATTTTGAAACGGGGCTGTCACTGGCTGGTGCTTCAGACAGCGATTGCATTTTTTCCACAGCTAAAGGATCCAGAACAagttgctttcctttctttgaagCTGAACTCGTGACTTTCAAGAAATGGCCAGTGACCATCATGTGGGTTGTGAGCTGCTGCAAGGTATCATGGGAGCTTCCACATTCCATACACTTCAAAATCTGGGATTTGCAGGCCTCAAACTGCCAGGTGTAGCTGGCCCCGTTCTGGTACCCGTAGCGGTTGTtggaggagagctgcaggtTCGCGTTCTTCTGGGGAGAGAAGGAGTCTGAGAAAGACCCTGTCGTGGAGTCGGGGGAGCAAGGCCTGTTCACATCAAACACGCGTTTCTTGGCTGGAGTGACCATTTTTGAAGAAATGGTTGGTACCGGCTCCTTCAAAGGCACTTTTTggtaatgttttgtttttatcataTGAACACTCAGATCTTGAAGGGAATCAAAAGAGTCACCACAGAACATACACTTGAGAACTTTTTGTGCATCTTCCTTGTCCATGTCCTGGAACGCCCTTTTCCGGGGCTTGGAGTAGCTGGTAGGTCTGTGCTTGTCCTTTTTGTGGTTGTCATCCTGGTAGTGGCCTGTCTCGTTCATGTGGACCGTGAGCTCTACCAAGGTGTCGTAGGCAGCGCTGCACTGCCGGCAGCGGAACCGGCTGGCACCCGTGAACACAGTCCCGCACattttgctgctctgcctgtaGAGCTGCACCGAGCTGAACAGGTTGGGCTTGGAGACAGGCCTGGAAGGTAAATTCTGCTGCAAGCTTTTGGACAGTGCGTCTTGGTGCCAATCGAAATCAGCTTTGTTCCCTCCGTTCCTGTTGTCGCAACTCCTCTTTTCAGAGTTGGACAACTTGAAGCCCAGCCCCAAGCCTGTCCAGTAAGAGTCCGACAGGATGTTGGCATAGACCGCTGTCATTTTATCCATGCAATCGTGTGCTTCGCTCTGGGCTTTGGGGTGGGCGCTGCTTTTGGgctcctggggctccctggAGCAGATGTTTTTGATATCTGCCACATGGTCACTACCGTCGCTCAGCAGCGATTCGTTCTCCGCGTCCTGGTTGGATACATGACTGACAGGGGAGTTCTGGAAACTAAAGTTCCCTTTCTGCTCAGGACCCACCTCGTGCTCCTCATCCGTGCCAGTGtcattgctgctctgcagctgagcagtggAGTTGTTGTCATCgtcatcttcttcctcctcctttatatcttcctcttcctttaaATCTTCCTCTTGGACATAACCTGAAATGCAATGTCAATATATGAAACAACCTGTTAAAGGAGAATGTTACAGTTccacttttctgctttctctatgtattttctttactggattttgttttaatctatATTTTCTGTTAGTTCTGGAagtgaaaaaaagccaaatgatGTCTCTTTTTTGTGAAGGTTGCTGCATTTTGTTGGCAGATGATCATAATTCTTTATAACTGCCAGAGATCCCGAGTTAATAATTTTCCTGTCATGGGAGTATAATTCTAACTGTCCTGTAATGGGACAGTTGGAAAATTCATATGTAAGAATTTAAAGTTTATACTAAAAGCTTCAATTCTATGAAATTGTTTTTAGCCTCAGTGAGAGAAGGGGTTGAATTtgcagggaagagaagaaaaataaatgccataATCTTCCTGGTTCAGAGGATCATCTAGGTACAGTAACCTTTTGCCACTTGATCACCTAAAAACGCACTTTAGGATGTACACAAATAATTTATATGTCAAAATACAACATCTGAATGTGTTAATAGGCATAAATGA contains:
- the TSHZ2 gene encoding teashirt homolog 2 isoform X1; the encoded protein is MPRRKQQAPKRAAGYVQEEDLKEEEDIKEEEEDDDDNNSTAQLQSSNDTGTDEEHEVGPEQKGNFSFQNSPVSHVSNQDAENESLLSDGSDHVADIKNICSREPQEPKSSAHPKAQSEAHDCMDKMTAVYANILSDSYWTGLGLGFKLSNSEKRSCDNRNGGNKADFDWHQDALSKSLQQNLPSRPVSKPNLFSSVQLYRQSSKMCGTVFTGASRFRCRQCSAAYDTLVELTVHMNETGHYQDDNHKKDKHRPTSYSKPRKRAFQDMDKEDAQKVLKCMFCGDSFDSLQDLSVHMIKTKHYQKVPLKEPVPTISSKMVTPAKKRVFDVNRPCSPDSTTGSFSDSFSPQKNANLQLSSNNRYGYQNGASYTWQFEACKSQILKCMECGSSHDTLQQLTTHMMVTGHFLKVTSSASKKGKQLVLDPLAVEKMQSLSEAPASDSPVSKSTSKSSAECIGPASELKKESKKDKADDANKDEKAMKTEEYEDTLQKPLDPTMKYQYLREEDLEDGSKGGGDILKSLENTVTTAINKAQNGAPSWSAYPSIHAAYQLSEGAKPSLPVGSQVLQIRPTMTNKLRPIAPKWKVMPLVPISANVSQCTQVKKEAEDKEEVQKDYAKEGVQAEPASVSQSEREPLLKAEASVEPKKTEPCPLKEEDKIKEDSGKEKPVLKEPPAASLSNGCAAANHSSELPCVNPLSALQSVLNNHLGKATEPLQPQSNCSPSSSTISMFHKPNLNMMEKPVLSPAPTPPKPASASRHYLFENNDQPIDLTKSKGKKAESAQAQSCTSPPQKHALSDIADMVKVLPKATTPKPAASSRIPSMKLEIDVRRFEDVSTEVSTLHKRKGRQSNWNPQHLLILQAQFASSLFQTSEGKYLLSDLGPQERMQISKFTGLSMTTISHWLANVKYQLRKTGGTKFLKNMDKGHPVFYCSDCASQFRTPSTYISHLESHLGFQMKDMNRLAVEQQTKVEQEISRVSVQRSPETIAGEEDTDSKFKCKLCCRTFASKHAVKLHLSKTHSKSPEHHSQFVAEVDEE
- the TSHZ2 gene encoding teashirt homolog 2 isoform X2 — translated: MPRRKQQAPKRAAGYVQEEDLKEEEDIKEEEEDDDDNNSTAQLQSSNDTGTDEEHEVGPEQKGNFSFQNSPVSHVSNQDAENESLLSDGSDHVADIKNICSREPQEPKSSAHPKAQSEAHDCMDKMTAVYANILSDSYWTGLGLGFKLSNSEKRSCDNRNGGNKADFDWHQDALSKSLQQNLPSRPVSKPNLFSSVQLYRQSSKMCGTVFTGASRFRCRQCSAAYDTLVELTVHMNETGHYQDDNHKKDKHRPTSYSKPRKRAFQDMDKEDAQKVLKCMFCGDSFDSLQDLSVHMIKTKHYQKVPLKEPVPTISSKMVTPAKKRVFDVNRPCSPDSTTGSFSDSFSPQKNANLQLSSNNRYGYQNGASYTWQFEACKSQILKCMECGSSHDTLQQLTTHMMVTGHFLKVTSSASKKGKQLVLDPLAVEKMQSLSEAPASDSPVSKSTSKSSAECIGPASELKKESKKDKADDANKDEKAMKTEEYEDTLQKPLDPTMKYQYLREEDLEDGSKGGGDILKSLENTVTTAINKAQNGAPSWSAYPSIHAAYQLSEGAKPSLPVGSQVLQIRPTMTNKLRPIAPKWKVMPLVPISANVSQCTQVKKEAEDKEEVQKDYAKEGVQAEPASVSQSEREPLLKAEASVEPKKTEPCPLKEEDKIKEDSGKEKPVLKEPPAASLSNGCAAANHSSELPCVNPLSALQSVLNNHLGKATEPLQPQSNCSPSSSTISMFHKPNLNMMEKPVLSPAPTPPKPASASRHYLFENNDQPIDLTKSKGKKAESAQAQSCTSPPQKHALSDIADMVKVLPKATTPKPAASSRIPSMKLEIDVRRFEDVSTEVSTLHKRKGRQSNWNPQHLLILQAQFASSLFQTSEGKYLLSDLGPQERMQISKFTGLSMTTISHWLANVKYQLRKTGGTKFLKNMDKGHPVFYCSDCASQFRTPSTYISHLESHLGFQMKDMNRLAVEQQTKVEQEISRVSVQRSPETIAGEEDTDSKFK